Proteins from one Desulfocurvus vexinensis DSM 17965 genomic window:
- a CDS encoding ABC transporter ATP-binding protein translates to MLKVDAIHTYYGSIHALKGVSLAIAEGEIVTLIGANGAGKSTTLMSISGVTQPRQGSIEFLGQDITRQPSNRIVAMGLTQVPEGRMIFPGLTVRENLRMGGYLRRDKDGMRRDEAMIFDLFPILRERHKQAGGTLSGGEQQMLAIGRALMARPRLLLLDEPSLGLAPIVVENIFRVIQKINDTGTTVLLVEQNAQMALAIAHRGYVLATGEVIMEGSAQALLRDPKVRKAYLGED, encoded by the coding sequence CCATGCCTTGAAGGGCGTGAGCCTGGCCATCGCCGAGGGCGAGATCGTGACGCTCATCGGCGCCAACGGCGCGGGCAAGTCCACCACGCTCATGAGCATAAGCGGCGTGACCCAGCCCCGCCAGGGGAGCATCGAATTCCTGGGCCAGGACATCACCCGCCAGCCCTCCAACCGCATCGTGGCCATGGGCTTGACCCAGGTGCCCGAGGGGCGGATGATCTTCCCGGGGCTGACCGTGCGCGAGAACCTGCGCATGGGCGGCTACCTGCGCCGCGACAAGGACGGCATGCGCCGCGACGAGGCCATGATCTTCGACCTGTTCCCCATCCTGCGCGAGCGCCACAAGCAGGCCGGGGGCACCCTGTCGGGCGGCGAGCAGCAGATGCTGGCCATCGGCCGCGCGCTCATGGCCCGGCCCCGGCTGTTGCTGCTCGACGAACCGTCCCTGGGCCTGGCGCCCATCGTGGTGGAGAACATCTTCCGCGTGATCCAGAAGATCAACGACACCGGAACCACCGTGCTGCTGGTGGAGCAGAACGCGCAGATGGCCCTGGCCATCGCCCACAGGGGGTACGTCCTGGCCACCGGCGAGGTGATCATGGAAGGCTCGGCCCAGGCGCTGTTGCGCGACCCCAAGGTGCGCAAGGCCTACCTGGGCGAGGACTAG
- the guaB gene encoding IMP dehydrogenase produces the protein MDKIAHDGLTFDDVLLLPAYSEVLPDEVDVSTWLTPGLKLNIPLISAAMDTVTESEMAIAMARQGGAGVVHKNLSIERQRLEVEKVKKSESGMIIDPVTIPPDITVGQALRVMGEYKISGLPVVKEGRLVGILTNRDVRFVSDPDILVRDVMTHERLVTVPQGTTLEQAKAHLHENRIEKLLVVDENNTLKGLITIKDIEKIRKYPMACKDDLGRLRVGAAIGVGGDRDARAEALLSAGADFLVLDSAHGHSANILRSVAAVKAAFPGCQLVAGNVATYEGAKALIEAGADAVKVGIGPGSICTTRVVAGVGVPQITAIMEARRACAEADRCLIADGGIKFSGDIVKALACGAQTVMMGSMLAGTDESPGETILYQGRTYKIYRGMGSIDAMREGSSDRYFQEKQAAEDRRDQDCAPRKLSSESKKLVPEGIVGRVPYKGPVMDTLYQLLGGLRSGMGYTGCGSLPELAIKTRFTRISTAGLRESHVHDVIITKEAPNYRVDSY, from the coding sequence ATGGACAAGATCGCGCATGACGGACTGACCTTCGACGACGTGCTGCTGCTTCCGGCCTATTCGGAAGTGCTGCCCGACGAGGTGGACGTGAGCACCTGGCTCACCCCGGGCCTGAAGCTGAACATTCCGCTCATCAGCGCGGCCATGGACACGGTCACCGAGTCCGAAATGGCCATCGCCATGGCGCGCCAGGGCGGGGCGGGCGTCGTGCACAAGAACCTGTCCATCGAGCGCCAGCGCCTGGAAGTGGAGAAGGTCAAGAAGTCCGAGAGCGGCATGATCATCGACCCGGTGACCATTCCGCCGGACATCACCGTGGGCCAGGCCCTGCGCGTCATGGGCGAGTACAAGATCTCCGGGCTGCCCGTGGTCAAGGAAGGCCGTCTGGTGGGCATCCTGACCAACCGCGACGTGCGCTTCGTGTCCGACCCCGACATCCTGGTGCGCGACGTGATGACCCACGAGCGCCTGGTCACCGTGCCCCAGGGCACGACCCTGGAGCAGGCCAAGGCCCACCTGCACGAGAACCGCATCGAGAAGCTCCTGGTGGTGGACGAGAACAACACCCTCAAGGGCCTGATCACCATCAAGGACATCGAGAAGATCCGCAAATACCCCATGGCCTGCAAGGACGACCTGGGGCGGCTGCGCGTGGGTGCGGCCATCGGCGTGGGCGGCGACCGCGACGCCCGGGCCGAGGCCCTGCTCTCCGCCGGGGCGGACTTCCTGGTGCTCGACTCGGCCCACGGCCATTCGGCCAACATCCTGCGCTCGGTGGCGGCGGTGAAGGCGGCCTTCCCGGGCTGCCAGCTGGTGGCGGGCAACGTGGCGACCTACGAGGGCGCCAAGGCGCTCATCGAGGCCGGGGCCGACGCCGTGAAGGTCGGCATCGGGCCGGGCTCCATCTGCACCACCCGCGTGGTGGCGGGCGTGGGCGTGCCGCAGATCACGGCCATCATGGAGGCCCGGCGCGCCTGCGCCGAGGCCGACCGCTGCCTCATCGCCGACGGCGGCATCAAGTTCTCCGGCGATATCGTCAAGGCCCTGGCCTGCGGGGCGCAGACGGTGATGATGGGCTCCATGCTCGCCGGCACCGACGAGAGCCCGGGCGAAACCATCCTCTACCAGGGCCGCACCTACAAGATCTACCGCGGCATGGGCTCCATCGACGCCATGCGCGAGGGCAGCTCGGACCGCTACTTCCAGGAGAAGCAGGCCGCCGAGGACCGCCGCGACCAGGACTGCGCCCCGCGCAAGCTCTCCAGCGAGTCCAAGAAGCTCGTGCCCGAGGGCATCGTGGGCCGCGTGCCCTACAAGGGCCCGGTCATGGACACCCTCTACCAGCTCCTGGGCGGGCTGCGCTCGGGCATGGGCTACACCGGCTGCGGCAGCCTGCCCGAGCTGGCCATCAAGACCCGCTTCACGCGCATCTCCACTGCGGGCCTGCGCGAGAGCCATGTCCACGACGTGATCATCACCAAGGAAGCGCCCAACTACCGGGTGGACTCCTACTAA